From one Paramormyrops kingsleyae isolate MSU_618 chromosome 1, PKINGS_0.4, whole genome shotgun sequence genomic stretch:
- the rreb1a gene encoding ras-responsive element-binding protein 1 isoform X4 — protein sequence MENAAEDKRLETGIADAGLSEDKDGSASASAESGHAGKNGEVKEASTDVGGDAERSDRAELSAVDPVMSDVLTVGPLGGTGDCAAASSAAPPTSKTQARTSGAKSSGRRSQQDTRDEQSDFICPLCEKNCLTQHQLTMHIRQHNSDSGTSDHSCSICGKSLSSASSLDRHMLVHSGERPYKCSVCGQTFTTNGNMHRHMKIHDKDPSGAAPSSPPSPPKRRRLPTKRKSSLEADGDRSEEPVNKKVLEEVLLDKQDPIRADDELLPCPICFKTFNCKYNLEAHMELHPDTTLRCDVCCISFRTHRGLLRHNAGIHKLLPKDPAGRPFIQNNPSIPLGFNDLAFIDFSCHKFPQIAQVWCETNLRRTSSKFHRFVCENCNKAFPLQLALNLHVATHSPEVEAEELRPASQDIPAESQKASFMESLGLQHISQVKPVPSEEEARQAELDSIRVIHVEPTNSNLPQEAGCLGGLSLPPLDPTSVQNLTPSATFSILSLQPFQKGFILQPDSGFVVNPVCGESGMELADIQQILKIASSASTQITLPPLSKAPCNAASSGYRQMPQLKPKPLVIPRSNMAASTPPPLMGTQQGLPGSISPSLPPPTSQLLKTPEESSSSSTSASDSQISLEKLQMEAECMGNALTPMDADKRQIKQEEDEDREMGSANMKKATGHKASYPCRYCNQVFAFPGVLQAHMRCHLGISPYQCNICDYVAPDKATLIRHLRTHSGERPYVCRICHYPFTVKANCERHLRKKHLKNTRKDIEKNIEYVSTSAGSVLNPLDSAGSNGTICRFCGEDLRSYRALQIHLRTHNGCQRKLFECQKCGAAFLAMRNCIHHLLKQHPEVQEREIEEHITTLLPAVASRPNAVPQNGLLPSSSPHPVKVEELYTSDPEEPLDFSSKGCGVVGSVSIHSIPGIKPEVLHTTEMSSYDNFMQPIDLSIPKNSDRNLNQEDTCTMSCSPATKEIKRETTTSGGSDVPDPTILQTKDDTDMPVEEKPCQSNPCQLTPSVNGTQANVARSSRLKPLLPKPTSAPLKELPPLASIAQIISSVSAASDLLKRDSTSTPSSFNKTTNPTGPQSSTDQTEEQPQAGADNPNKVESHLDPSSKKAKNRRSRSKETPRNNFANPCTGSGIDLESSGEFASVEKILATTDANKFSPYLQSSSGLLAKEEVEHPANSEDEKEGQDTKQQHPQQSKGKKNAYSNSVQKMTCPFCPRVFPWASSLQRHMLTHTGQKPYPCPKCDAFFSTKSNCERHLLRKHGVASRALRRNGAMPKAKDMDEGSHESAESMSESDLLPGDTLDLSTTEAVKDEAEPQSVPEELEPSTEIPQMNQKRESDSPGGEELVESKHIHDDDSQSNKSLDLNFASKLIDFKFSESDQQELPAEETLGPESRAATEEPMHTCKSCRKSFRYAATLARHEKAHLHEGCQGEGGREVGRRAIEAAACPLTSMEVKQTDEEEDQGDKRPTTESEGVGSGEDSSSEEEEKEKEPKSDEDGGAAEPKNSDGEQGTGTVGKTDKRKKICIVCHKRFWSLQDLTRHMRSHTGERPYKCQTCERTFTLKHSLVRHQRIHQKPRDAEDEHVEAHQPHEGTTADKEASGSHSGSESESPACSASPASENEGETSSKAKEELYTAGPPGTEPSANPSPRPPPESGSMEDASDGYIKGLLGIHTKPSLELILSASELPLVGVE from the exons CAGGACACCAGAGATGagcagtcggacttcatctgcccCCTTTGTGAGAAGAACTGCCTGACCCAGCACCAGCTGACTATGCACATACGGCAG cacaactCGGACAGTGGGACCTCGGACCACTCATGCAGCATCTGCGGAAAGTCGCTGAGCTCGGCCAGCTCTCTGGACCGGCACATGCTGGTGCACAGCGGCGAGAGGCCCTACAAGTGCTCCGTGTGCGGACAGACCTTCACCACCAACGGCAACATGCACCG GCATATGAAAATCCACGACAAGGACCCCAGTGGAGCGGCTCCATCCAGcccaccctcaccccccaaACGCAGGCGTCTGCCCACCAAAAGGAAGTCCAGCCTGGAGGCCGACGGGGACCGGAGTGAGGAGCCAGTCAACAAGAAG GTTCTGGAGGAGGTTCTGTTGGACAAGCAGGACCCAATCAGGGCTGATGATGAGCTCCTTCCCTGCCCCATCTGTTTCAAGACCTTCAACTGCAAGTACAACCTGGAGGCCCACATGGAGCTGCACCCAGACACCACGCTCAG gtgtgatgtctgctgcatttCTTTCCGTACACATCGTGGTCTGCTACGCCATAATGCTGGCATCCACAAGCTGCTGCCCAAAGATCCTGCCGGTCGCCCTTTCATACAGAACAACCCCTCCATCCCGTTGGGTTTCAATGATCTGGCCTTCATTGACTTCTCCTGCCACAAGTTCCCTCAAATTGCGCAG GTTTGGTGTGAAACTAACCTTCGTCGGACCTCCAGCAAATTTCACCGGTTCGTATGCGAGAACTGCAACAAGGCCTTCCCCCTGCAGTTGGCTCTCAACCTCCACGTGGCCACGCACAGCCCTGAGGTGGAGGCTGAGGAATTGCGCCCGGCCAGCCAGGACATCCCTGCAGAAAGCCAGAAGGCCAGTTTCATGGAGTCACTGGGCTTGCAGCACATTTCTCAGGTGAAGCCTGTTCCCTCTGAGGAAGAGGCCAGGCAGGCAGAACTGGACAGTATCAGAGTCATCCATGTGGAGCCAACAAACTCCAACCTACCTCAGGAAGCCGGTTGCCTTGGCGGTCTAAGCCTGCCTCCACTGGACCCCACCTCAGTGCAGAATTTGACTCCGAGTGCTACCTTTAGTATTTTATCTTTACAGCCTTTCCAGAAGGGTTTCATTCTCCAACCTGACAGTGGCTTTGTGGTCAACCCCGTCTGTGGCGAGAGTGGAATGGAGCTGGCAGACATCCAGCAGATCCTCAAGATTGCATCCTCTGCATCCACCCAGATTACCTTGCCGCCTCTCTCAAAGGCTCCCTGTAATGCTGCAAGCTCTGGCTACAGACAGATGCCTCAGCTCAAGCCAAAGCCCCTGGTGATTCCCCGTTCCAATATGGCAGcctccaccccgcccccccttaTGGGTACCCAGCAGGGTTTGCCGGGCTCCATCAGTCCCAGCTTACCGCCACCAACCAGTCAGTTACTCAAGACTCCAGAGGAGTCGTCATCTTCATCTACGTCTGCTTCTGACAGTCAGATTTCCTTGGAGAAACTGCAGATGGAAGCTGAGTGCATGGGCAATGCCCTGACGCCTATGGATGCCGATAAGCGCCAGATCAAGCAGGAGGAAGATGAGGACAGGGAAATGGGTAGTGCCAACATGAAAAAGGCAACAGGGCACAAAGCTTCATATCCTTGTCGTTATTGCAACCAGGTCTTTGCCTTTCCCGGAGTCTTGCAGGCGCACATGCGCTGCCACCTTGGCATCTCACCCTATCAGTGCAACATCTGTGACTATGTGGCCCCGGACAAAGCCACATTGATACGGCACCTGCGCACGCACAGTGGTGAGCGGCCGTATGTCTGCCGCATCTGCCACTACCCATTCACCGTCAAAGCCAACTGTGAGCGGCATCTGCGCAAGAAGCACTTGAAGAACACACGCAAGGACATTGAGAAGAACATTGAGTATGTGTCGACCAGTGCAGGCAGTGTGCTTAACCCACTGGACTCTGCCGGGTCTAATGGAACCATCTGCCGATTCTGCGGGGAGGACTTGAGGAGCTACCGTGCCCTGCAGATCCATCTGCGCACTCACAACGGCTGCCAACGCAAACTCTTTGAGTGTCAGAAGTGTGGAGCAGCCTTCCTTGCTATGAGAAACTGCATACACCACTTGCTAAAGCAGCACCCTGAGGTGCAGGAGCGGGAGATAGAGGAGCACATAACTACTTTGCTGCCAGCTGTTGCCTCACGGCCTAATGCAGTCCCCCAAAATGGGCTTCTTCCAAGCAGTTCTCCCCACCCTGTCAAGGTGGAGGAACTTTACACAAGTGACCCAGAAGAACCACTTGACTTTTCCAGTAAAGGCTGTGGAGTTGTTGGATCTGTAAGCATCCATTCCATTCCTGGAATTAAGCCAGAGGTCCTTCATACCACCGAGATGTCCTCCTATGACAACTTTATGCAACCCATTGACTTATCTATTCCCAAAAACTCAGATAGGAATCTGAATCAAGAAGATACCTGTACTATGTCTTGCAGCCCAGCCACAAAAGAGATTAAAAGAGAAACCACAACTTCTGGTGGCTCAGACGTCCCTGACCCCACGATCCTTCAGACTAAGGATGATACAGACATGCCTGTTGAGGAGAAGCCTTGTCAATCAAATCCTTGTCAGCTCACACCCTCTGTCAATGGCACCCAAGCAAATGTTGCCCGGTCTTCAAGGCTAAAGCCCCTACTGCCTAAGCCAACTTCGGCTCCCCTCAAGGAGCTGCCCCCACTGGCCTCCATAGCTCAGATTATCTCCTCTGTTTCTGCTGCATCCGACTTGCTGAAGAGAGACAGTACTTCAACTCCTAGCAGTTTCAACAAGACCACTAACCCCACAGGTCCCCAGTCAAGCACAGATCAAACTGAGGAACAACCACAAGCAGGTGCAGACAACCCCAATAAAGTAGAGTCTCACCTTGACCCATCAAGTAAGAAAGCCAAGAACAGACGCAGCCGAAGCAAAGAGACGCCCAGAAATAACTTTGCTAATCCTTGTACAGGCAGTGGGATTGACTTGGAGTCTAGTGGGGAATTTGCTAGCGTGGAGAAGATCCTGGCCACTACTGATGCTAACAAGTTCAGTCCGTACTTGCAGTCGAGCTCGGGTTTGCTGGCAAAAGAGGAGGTAGAGCATCCTGCTAACAGTGAAGATGAGAAAGAGGGGCAAGACACGAAACAGCAGCACCCGCAGCAGTCCAAAGGGAAGAAAAATGCATATTCCAACTCCGTGCAGAAGATGACCTGTCCTTTCTGCCCTCGAGTCTTCCCCTGGGCCAGTTCTTTACAAAGACACATGCTTACACATACAG GTCAGAAGCCGTATCCTTGCCCAAAATGTGATGCCTTCTTTTCCACCAAGTCCAACTGTGAGAGACACCTCCTGCGCAAGCACGGTGTGGCTAGTCGTGCCCTACGACGCAATGGTGCCATGCCCAAGGCCAAAGACATGGACGAGGGCTCTCATGAGAGCGCAG AAAGCATGTCAGAGTCAGATCTTCTGCCCGGGGACACTCTGGACCTTAGCACCACTGAGGCTGTGAAGGATGAAGCTGAACCGCAGTCTGTACCTGAAGAGCTGGAGCCATCTACTGAAATTCCACAGATGAACCAGAAGAGGGAGTCAGATAGCCCAGGAGGGGAGGAGCTTGTGGAAAGCAAACACATCCATGATGATGACTCACAAAGCAACAAAAGCCTGGATTTGAACTTTGCCAGTAAGCTCATTGACTTCAAGTTCTCAGAGAGTGACCAGCAGGAGTTGCCCGCAGAGGAGACCTTGGGGCCAGAGAGCAGGGCCGCGACGGAGGAGCCCATGCACACTTGCAAGAGCTGCAGGAAGAGCTTCCGCTACGCTGCCACCTTGGCCCGTCATGAGAAGGCGCACCTACATGAAGGTTGCCAGGGGGAAGGGGGAAGGGAAGTGGGACGGCGCGCCATCgaggctgctgcctgtcccCTCACGTCCATGGAGGTGAAGCAGACCGATGAGGAGGAGGACCAGGGAGACAAGAGGCCCACGACAGAGAGCGAGGGCGTCGGCAGCGGGGAGGACAGCAGCTCTGAGGAAgaagagaaggagaaggagcCCAAGAGTGACGAGGATGGCGGAGCGGCAGAACCGAAAAACAGCGACGGGGAGCAGGGGACAGGAACAGTGGGCAAAACTGACAAAAGGAAGAAGATCTGCATCGTGTGCCACAAGCGTTTCTGGTCCCTGCAGGATTTAACACGCCACATGCGTTCTCACACAG GTGAAAGACCCTACAAGTGCCAGACGTGTGAGCGCACGTTTACACTCAAGCACAGCCTGGTGCGGCACCAGCGCATCCACCAGAAGCCACGGGACGCCGAGGATGAGCATGTGGAGGCCCATCAGCCACACGAAGGCACTACCGCAGACAAAGAGGCTTCCGGCAGTCACTCGGGCAGTGAGAGCGAGTCGCCGGCCTGCAGTGCCAGTCCTGCCTCCGAGAACGAGGGCGAGACCTCAAGCAAGGCGAAGGAGGAACTGTACACTGCGGGCCCTCCCGGCACAGAGCCGTCCGCCAATCCGTCACCGAGGCCCCCTCCCGAGTCAGGCAGCATGGAGGACGCCTCGGATGGCTACATCAAGGGCTTACTGGGGATCCACACAAAGCCGTCACTGGAGCTCATCCTGTCTGCCAGCGAGCTCCCCCTAGTGGGCGTGGAGTAA
- the rreb1a gene encoding ras-responsive element-binding protein 1 isoform X2, translated as MSRRKQPNPNKVKPEMENAAEDKRLETGIADAGLSEDKDGSASASAESGHAGKNGEVKEASTDVGGDAERSDRAELSAVDPVMSDVLTVGPLGGTGDCAAASSAAPPTSKTQARTSGAKSSGRRSQDTRDEQSDFICPLCEKNCLTQHQLTMHIRQHNSDSGTSDHSCSICGKSLSSASSLDRHMLVHSGERPYKCSVCGQTFTTNGNMHRHMKIHDKDPSGAAPSSPPSPPKRRRLPTKRKSSLEADGDRSEEPVNKKVLEEVLLDKQDPIRADDELLPCPICFKTFNCKYNLEAHMELHPDTTLRCDVCCISFRTHRGLLRHNAGIHKLLPKDPAGRPFIQNNPSIPLGFNDLAFIDFSCHKFPQIAQVWCETNLRRTSSKFHRFVCENCNKAFPLQLALNLHVATHSPEVEAEELRPASQDIPAESQKASFMESLGLQHISQVKPVPSEEEARQAELDSIRVIHVEPTNSNLPQEAGCLGGLSLPPLDPTSVQNLTPSATFSILSLQPFQKGFILQPDSGFVVNPVCGESGMELADIQQILKIASSASTQITLPPLSKAPCNAASSGYRQMPQLKPKPLVIPRSNMAASTPPPLMGTQQGLPGSISPSLPPPTSQLLKTPEESSSSSTSASDSQISLEKLQMEAECMGNALTPMDADKRQIKQEEDEDREMGSANMKKATGHKASYPCRYCNQVFAFPGVLQAHMRCHLGISPYQCNICDYVAPDKATLIRHLRTHSGERPYVCRICHYPFTVKANCERHLRKKHLKNTRKDIEKNIEYVSTSAGSVLNPLDSAGSNGTICRFCGEDLRSYRALQIHLRTHNGCQRKLFECQKCGAAFLAMRNCIHHLLKQHPEVQEREIEEHITTLLPAVASRPNAVPQNGLLPSSSPHPVKVEELYTSDPEEPLDFSSKGCGVVGSVSIHSIPGIKPEVLHTTEMSSYDNFMQPIDLSIPKNSDRNLNQEDTCTMSCSPATKEIKRETTTSGGSDVPDPTILQTKDDTDMPVEEKPCQSNPCQLTPSVNGTQANVARSSRLKPLLPKPTSAPLKELPPLASIAQIISSVSAASDLLKRDSTSTPSSFNKTTNPTGPQSSTDQTEEQPQAGADNPNKVESHLDPSSKKAKNRRSRSKETPRNNFANPCTGSGIDLESSGEFASVEKILATTDANKFSPYLQSSSGLLAKEEVEHPANSEDEKEGQDTKQQHPQQSKGKKNAYSNSVQKMTCPFCPRVFPWASSLQRHMLTHTGQKPYPCPKCDAFFSTKSNCERHLLRKHGVASRALRRNGAMPKAKDMDEGSHESAESMSESDLLPGDTLDLSTTEAVKDEAEPQSVPEELEPSTEIPQMNQKRESDSPGGEELVESKHIHDDDSQSNKSLDLNFASKLIDFKFSESDQQELPAEETLGPESRAATEEPMHTCKSCRKSFRYAATLARHEKAHLHEGCQGEGGREVGRRAIEAAACPLTSMEVKQTDEEEDQGDKRPTTESEGVGSGEDSSSEEEEKEKEPKSDEDGGAAEPKNSDGEQGTGTVGKTDKRKKICIVCHKRFWSLQDLTRHMRSHTGERPYKCQTCERTFTLKHSLVRHQRIHQKPRDAEDEHVEAHQPHEGTTADKEASGSHSGSESESPACSASPASENEGETSSKAKEELYTAGPPGTEPSANPSPRPPPESGSMEDASDGYIKGLLGIHTKPSLELILSASELPLVGVE; from the exons GACACCAGAGATGagcagtcggacttcatctgcccCCTTTGTGAGAAGAACTGCCTGACCCAGCACCAGCTGACTATGCACATACGGCAG cacaactCGGACAGTGGGACCTCGGACCACTCATGCAGCATCTGCGGAAAGTCGCTGAGCTCGGCCAGCTCTCTGGACCGGCACATGCTGGTGCACAGCGGCGAGAGGCCCTACAAGTGCTCCGTGTGCGGACAGACCTTCACCACCAACGGCAACATGCACCG GCATATGAAAATCCACGACAAGGACCCCAGTGGAGCGGCTCCATCCAGcccaccctcaccccccaaACGCAGGCGTCTGCCCACCAAAAGGAAGTCCAGCCTGGAGGCCGACGGGGACCGGAGTGAGGAGCCAGTCAACAAGAAG GTTCTGGAGGAGGTTCTGTTGGACAAGCAGGACCCAATCAGGGCTGATGATGAGCTCCTTCCCTGCCCCATCTGTTTCAAGACCTTCAACTGCAAGTACAACCTGGAGGCCCACATGGAGCTGCACCCAGACACCACGCTCAG gtgtgatgtctgctgcatttCTTTCCGTACACATCGTGGTCTGCTACGCCATAATGCTGGCATCCACAAGCTGCTGCCCAAAGATCCTGCCGGTCGCCCTTTCATACAGAACAACCCCTCCATCCCGTTGGGTTTCAATGATCTGGCCTTCATTGACTTCTCCTGCCACAAGTTCCCTCAAATTGCGCAG GTTTGGTGTGAAACTAACCTTCGTCGGACCTCCAGCAAATTTCACCGGTTCGTATGCGAGAACTGCAACAAGGCCTTCCCCCTGCAGTTGGCTCTCAACCTCCACGTGGCCACGCACAGCCCTGAGGTGGAGGCTGAGGAATTGCGCCCGGCCAGCCAGGACATCCCTGCAGAAAGCCAGAAGGCCAGTTTCATGGAGTCACTGGGCTTGCAGCACATTTCTCAGGTGAAGCCTGTTCCCTCTGAGGAAGAGGCCAGGCAGGCAGAACTGGACAGTATCAGAGTCATCCATGTGGAGCCAACAAACTCCAACCTACCTCAGGAAGCCGGTTGCCTTGGCGGTCTAAGCCTGCCTCCACTGGACCCCACCTCAGTGCAGAATTTGACTCCGAGTGCTACCTTTAGTATTTTATCTTTACAGCCTTTCCAGAAGGGTTTCATTCTCCAACCTGACAGTGGCTTTGTGGTCAACCCCGTCTGTGGCGAGAGTGGAATGGAGCTGGCAGACATCCAGCAGATCCTCAAGATTGCATCCTCTGCATCCACCCAGATTACCTTGCCGCCTCTCTCAAAGGCTCCCTGTAATGCTGCAAGCTCTGGCTACAGACAGATGCCTCAGCTCAAGCCAAAGCCCCTGGTGATTCCCCGTTCCAATATGGCAGcctccaccccgcccccccttaTGGGTACCCAGCAGGGTTTGCCGGGCTCCATCAGTCCCAGCTTACCGCCACCAACCAGTCAGTTACTCAAGACTCCAGAGGAGTCGTCATCTTCATCTACGTCTGCTTCTGACAGTCAGATTTCCTTGGAGAAACTGCAGATGGAAGCTGAGTGCATGGGCAATGCCCTGACGCCTATGGATGCCGATAAGCGCCAGATCAAGCAGGAGGAAGATGAGGACAGGGAAATGGGTAGTGCCAACATGAAAAAGGCAACAGGGCACAAAGCTTCATATCCTTGTCGTTATTGCAACCAGGTCTTTGCCTTTCCCGGAGTCTTGCAGGCGCACATGCGCTGCCACCTTGGCATCTCACCCTATCAGTGCAACATCTGTGACTATGTGGCCCCGGACAAAGCCACATTGATACGGCACCTGCGCACGCACAGTGGTGAGCGGCCGTATGTCTGCCGCATCTGCCACTACCCATTCACCGTCAAAGCCAACTGTGAGCGGCATCTGCGCAAGAAGCACTTGAAGAACACACGCAAGGACATTGAGAAGAACATTGAGTATGTGTCGACCAGTGCAGGCAGTGTGCTTAACCCACTGGACTCTGCCGGGTCTAATGGAACCATCTGCCGATTCTGCGGGGAGGACTTGAGGAGCTACCGTGCCCTGCAGATCCATCTGCGCACTCACAACGGCTGCCAACGCAAACTCTTTGAGTGTCAGAAGTGTGGAGCAGCCTTCCTTGCTATGAGAAACTGCATACACCACTTGCTAAAGCAGCACCCTGAGGTGCAGGAGCGGGAGATAGAGGAGCACATAACTACTTTGCTGCCAGCTGTTGCCTCACGGCCTAATGCAGTCCCCCAAAATGGGCTTCTTCCAAGCAGTTCTCCCCACCCTGTCAAGGTGGAGGAACTTTACACAAGTGACCCAGAAGAACCACTTGACTTTTCCAGTAAAGGCTGTGGAGTTGTTGGATCTGTAAGCATCCATTCCATTCCTGGAATTAAGCCAGAGGTCCTTCATACCACCGAGATGTCCTCCTATGACAACTTTATGCAACCCATTGACTTATCTATTCCCAAAAACTCAGATAGGAATCTGAATCAAGAAGATACCTGTACTATGTCTTGCAGCCCAGCCACAAAAGAGATTAAAAGAGAAACCACAACTTCTGGTGGCTCAGACGTCCCTGACCCCACGATCCTTCAGACTAAGGATGATACAGACATGCCTGTTGAGGAGAAGCCTTGTCAATCAAATCCTTGTCAGCTCACACCCTCTGTCAATGGCACCCAAGCAAATGTTGCCCGGTCTTCAAGGCTAAAGCCCCTACTGCCTAAGCCAACTTCGGCTCCCCTCAAGGAGCTGCCCCCACTGGCCTCCATAGCTCAGATTATCTCCTCTGTTTCTGCTGCATCCGACTTGCTGAAGAGAGACAGTACTTCAACTCCTAGCAGTTTCAACAAGACCACTAACCCCACAGGTCCCCAGTCAAGCACAGATCAAACTGAGGAACAACCACAAGCAGGTGCAGACAACCCCAATAAAGTAGAGTCTCACCTTGACCCATCAAGTAAGAAAGCCAAGAACAGACGCAGCCGAAGCAAAGAGACGCCCAGAAATAACTTTGCTAATCCTTGTACAGGCAGTGGGATTGACTTGGAGTCTAGTGGGGAATTTGCTAGCGTGGAGAAGATCCTGGCCACTACTGATGCTAACAAGTTCAGTCCGTACTTGCAGTCGAGCTCGGGTTTGCTGGCAAAAGAGGAGGTAGAGCATCCTGCTAACAGTGAAGATGAGAAAGAGGGGCAAGACACGAAACAGCAGCACCCGCAGCAGTCCAAAGGGAAGAAAAATGCATATTCCAACTCCGTGCAGAAGATGACCTGTCCTTTCTGCCCTCGAGTCTTCCCCTGGGCCAGTTCTTTACAAAGACACATGCTTACACATACAG GTCAGAAGCCGTATCCTTGCCCAAAATGTGATGCCTTCTTTTCCACCAAGTCCAACTGTGAGAGACACCTCCTGCGCAAGCACGGTGTGGCTAGTCGTGCCCTACGACGCAATGGTGCCATGCCCAAGGCCAAAGACATGGACGAGGGCTCTCATGAGAGCGCAG AAAGCATGTCAGAGTCAGATCTTCTGCCCGGGGACACTCTGGACCTTAGCACCACTGAGGCTGTGAAGGATGAAGCTGAACCGCAGTCTGTACCTGAAGAGCTGGAGCCATCTACTGAAATTCCACAGATGAACCAGAAGAGGGAGTCAGATAGCCCAGGAGGGGAGGAGCTTGTGGAAAGCAAACACATCCATGATGATGACTCACAAAGCAACAAAAGCCTGGATTTGAACTTTGCCAGTAAGCTCATTGACTTCAAGTTCTCAGAGAGTGACCAGCAGGAGTTGCCCGCAGAGGAGACCTTGGGGCCAGAGAGCAGGGCCGCGACGGAGGAGCCCATGCACACTTGCAAGAGCTGCAGGAAGAGCTTCCGCTACGCTGCCACCTTGGCCCGTCATGAGAAGGCGCACCTACATGAAGGTTGCCAGGGGGAAGGGGGAAGGGAAGTGGGACGGCGCGCCATCgaggctgctgcctgtcccCTCACGTCCATGGAGGTGAAGCAGACCGATGAGGAGGAGGACCAGGGAGACAAGAGGCCCACGACAGAGAGCGAGGGCGTCGGCAGCGGGGAGGACAGCAGCTCTGAGGAAgaagagaaggagaaggagcCCAAGAGTGACGAGGATGGCGGAGCGGCAGAACCGAAAAACAGCGACGGGGAGCAGGGGACAGGAACAGTGGGCAAAACTGACAAAAGGAAGAAGATCTGCATCGTGTGCCACAAGCGTTTCTGGTCCCTGCAGGATTTAACACGCCACATGCGTTCTCACACAG GTGAAAGACCCTACAAGTGCCAGACGTGTGAGCGCACGTTTACACTCAAGCACAGCCTGGTGCGGCACCAGCGCATCCACCAGAAGCCACGGGACGCCGAGGATGAGCATGTGGAGGCCCATCAGCCACACGAAGGCACTACCGCAGACAAAGAGGCTTCCGGCAGTCACTCGGGCAGTGAGAGCGAGTCGCCGGCCTGCAGTGCCAGTCCTGCCTCCGAGAACGAGGGCGAGACCTCAAGCAAGGCGAAGGAGGAACTGTACACTGCGGGCCCTCCCGGCACAGAGCCGTCCGCCAATCCGTCACCGAGGCCCCCTCCCGAGTCAGGCAGCATGGAGGACGCCTCGGATGGCTACATCAAGGGCTTACTGGGGATCCACACAAAGCCGTCACTGGAGCTCATCCTGTCTGCCAGCGAGCTCCCCCTAGTGGGCGTGGAGTAA